The following coding sequences are from one Triticum aestivum cultivar Chinese Spring chromosome 5A, IWGSC CS RefSeq v2.1, whole genome shotgun sequence window:
- the LOC123107485 gene encoding germin-like protein 9-3: MASINCYYSLVLVVVALALVPLAAVAGDPDILSDFVVPTSMIGMPPMNITGDFFTYTGFSNMTMPMPTQNFTVTKATMVEFPALNGQSVAYAMLKFPSESVNPPHTHPRAAELLLVLDGALSVGFVDTAGKLYTQDLAAGDMFVFPKGLVHYQSNPGQSPAVALSAFGSSAPGTVSVPVTVFGTGVDDAVLAKSFKTDLPTVQKLKAALTPPPKK; the protein is encoded by the coding sequence ATGGCGTCCATCAACTGCTACTACTCCTTGGTGTTGGTGGTGGTTGCACTGGCCTTGGTGCCGTTGGCCGCCGTGGCCGGCGACCCGGACATCCTCAGCGATTTCGTAGTGCCGACTTCCATGATCGGCATGCCACCGATGAACATCACCGGCGACTTCTTCACCTACACCGGCTTCAGCAACATGACCATGCCGATGCCGACGCAGAACTTCACGGTGACCAAGGCCACCATGGTGGAATTCCCTGCACTCAACGGGCAAAGCGTAGCCTACGCCATGCTCAAGTTCCCCTCCGAATCCGTGAACCCGCCACACACCCACCCCCGTGCCGCCGAGCTGCTGCTCGTCCTTGACGGCGCGCTCTCCGTCGGCTTCGTCGACACGGCCGGCAAGCTCTACACGCAGGACCTGGCCGCCGGCGACATGTTTGTGTTCCCCAAGGGCCTGGTGCACTACCAGTCCAACCCGGGGCAAAGCCCCGCCGTGGCGCTCTCCGCGTTCGGCAGCTCCGCGCCTGGCACCGTGTCCGTGCCTGTCACCGTGTTCGGCACCGGCGTCGATGATGCCGTGCTCGCCAAGTCATTCAAGACCGACCTGCCCACCGTGCAGAAGCTCAAGGCGGCGCTCACTCCACCGCCCAAGAAGTGA